One genomic segment of Phyllopteryx taeniolatus isolate TA_2022b chromosome 12, UOR_Ptae_1.2, whole genome shotgun sequence includes these proteins:
- the tlr7 gene encoding toll-like receptor 7, with protein sequence MFLYLMCVALQGLFYCPYKSAAITSYPKTLPCDVSEVDNGSVVLVDCSARDLKDVPYGIPRDTTNLTLTINHIPKLNATSFGNLENLTELNMKCNCVPIKIGSKDHICTKSLMIEENTFGSLKKLRALYLDGNQLSSIPKGLPSNLILLSLEVNHIYQISHKNLSTIKSVEKLYLGQNCYYRNPCNVSYQIEDGAFSQLHNLTLLSLKSNNLSFIPHELPTSLKELYLYNNNIEEVTDNDLKNLTNLEILELSGNCPRCYNVPFPCTPCPNESPLRISRSAFRMLTKLRVLRLHSNSLRTVMAEWFQGTRELRVLDLSSNILAGDIGITEFPHFLSKLEILDLSFNYELQRYPQTLTLSKHFSKLKSLKALHIKGFVFQHLKLESIAPLKPLLNLEVIDLGTNFIKMANLSILMGLPSYKMVSLSDNKISASPEGQNDIEGEGRPLLWSHMLFDYQNKELREMQYFRYDEEARSCRYKDKEFGVAKSFAQRECTKFGKTLDISRNNIFFLHASFLNLSELRCLNLSGNAMSQSLNGSEFSYLTHLQYLDFSFNRLDLHYATAFQELKNLVILDISYNDHYFESEGLTHMLNFTKNLKKLKTLRMNHNKISTSTNTEMESDSLERLEFRNNRLDMLWRDGDTRFVNYFKKLFNLKVLDISQNNLNFIPHQVFSGLPDKLSELYIKNNRLKLFPWSKLKLLPSLQVLDLSGNSLSTVPSILSKCTKSLKKLILQQNQILTLTPHFLQDAHNFTYLDVSFNHIRTIEKSSFPDDVVNQMEKLLLHKNDFVCSCNVTSFVTWLNSTKVPIPKLATDVTCASPETQRGHAVISVDLLGCQHNDLSIILYMVNASLVLSFLILCISSHLFLWDVWYIYHFCQAKLKGYGRLYSQTALYDAFVLYDKEDPAVLEWLTKEMCVHLEERGDRRLTLCLEERDWIPGYPLIDNLSQSIHKSKRTVFILTNKYIKSGNFKTAFYMAHQRLMDEKNDVIVLILLEKVPCNSKYLRLRKRLYKRSILEWPTNPQAQPYFWFSVKSVLATESHKQYNNLFKETL encoded by the exons ATGTTTTTGTATCTG ATGTGTGTTGCACTGCAAGGACTTTTCTACTGTCCTTATAAAAGTGCGGCTATCACTTCGTACCCCAAAACTCTGCCATGCGATGTGAGTGAGGTCGACAATGGGAGCGTGGTGCTCGTGGACTGCAGCGCAAGAGACCTCAAAGACGTTCCGTATGGCATTCCAAGAGACACAACCAACCTGACGCTCACCATCAACCATATTCCCAAATTGAACGCCACCTCCTTTGGCAACTTAGAGAACCTGACTGAACTTAACATGAAGTGCAACTGCGTGCCCATTAAAATCGGATCCAAAGACCACATCTGCACCAAGAGTTTGATGATAGAGGAAAATACGTTTGGTAGCCTTAAGAAACTACGAGCACTCTATTTAGATGGAAACCAACTTAGCAGCATACCTAAAGGACTGCCTTCCAATCTTATCCTGTTGAGCTTAGAAGTCAATCACATCTATCAAATTTCTCACAAAAATTTGTCTACAATCAAAAGTGTCGAAAAGCTCTACCTTGGTCAAAACTGCTACTATCGAAATCCATGCAACGTTTCCTATCAAATCGAAGATGGCGCCTTTTCACAGCTTCACAATTTAACTCTGTTGTCTCTGAAGTCAAACAATTTATCTTTTATTCCACATGAACTGCCTACAAGTCTGAAGGAGTTGTATCTATACAACAATAACATTGAGGAGGTCACggacaatgatttaaaaaaccTAACGAACTTGGAGATTCTTGAGTTAAGTGGAAACTGTCCACGGTGTTACAATGTTCCTTTCCCATGCACCCCTTGCCCGAATGAGTCCCCGCTTCGAATTAGCAGGTCAGCTTTTAGAATGTTGACTAAACTAAGGGTTCTCCGTCTGCACAGTAACTCTTTGAGAACTGTGATGGCTGAATGGTTCCAGGGTACAAGAGAGCTGAGAGTCCTTGATCTTTCGTCAAACATTTTAGCCGGGGATATAGGAATTACAGAGTTCCCACATTTTCTGAGCAAACTGGAAATACTGGACCTTTCCTTTAACTATGAACTACAGCGATATCCCCAAACTCTAACTTTGAGCAAACATTTTTCCAAGCTCAAGTCCCTTAAGGCCCTTCATATAAAAGGCTTTGTCTTTCAGCATCTGAAACTCGAGAGCATTGCTCCATTAAAGCCTCTGCTAAATTTAGAAGTCATAGACTTGGGTACAAACTTTATTAAAATGGCAAACCTTAGTATTTTAATGGGTTTGCCAAGTTATAAAATGGTCAGTCTCTCTGACAACAAAATATCGGCCTCACCTGAAGGGCAAAATGATATTGAAGGAGAGGGGAGGCCATTGCTCTGGTCTCACATGCTTTTTGACTACCAAAATAAGGAACTGCGAGAAATGCAGTACTTCCGATATGATGAAGAAGCGCGCAGCTGCAGATATAAAGATAAAGAATTTGGAGTTGCTAAATCATTTGCCCAAAGGGAATGCACTAAGTTTGGAAAAACCCTGGATATAAGCAggaataacattttctttttgcatgcATCATTTTTAAATCTATCCGAGCTGCGGTGCCTTAATCTGTCAGGAAATGCAATGAGCCAAAGTCTGAATGGTTCAGAATTTAGCTACCTGACTCATTTACAATATTTAGACTTCTCATTTAATCGTCTAGACTTGCACTACGCAACTGCCTTTCAAGAGCTGAAAAATCTCGTAATCCTTGATATCAGCTACAACGACCATTATTTTGAATCCGAGGGCCTCACTCACATGCTGAACTTCACAAAGAACCTGAAGAAACTCAAGACACTTCGCATGAACCACAACAAGATTTCTACTTCGACAAACACTGAGATGGAGAGTGACTCTTTGGAGAGACTTGAATTCAGAAATAACCGACTGGATATGTTGTGGAGAGACGGGGACACCAGATTTGTCAATTACTTTAAGAAACTGTTTAACCTGAAGGTACTTGACATCTCTCAGAACAACCTCAATTTTATCCCACATCAAGTGTTCAGCGGTCTGCCAGACAAGTTGTCTGAGCTCTACATAAAAAACAACAGATTGAAATTGTTTCCATGGTCAAAACTAAAACTTTTACCATCACTGCAAGTCTTGGATCTTAGTGGCAACAGTTTATCCACTGTTCCAAGCATCCTCTCAAAGTGTACCAAATCTCTCAAGAAGCTCATCTTGCAGCAAAACCAAATCCTGACCCTCACCCCACATTTCCTCCAGGATGCGCATAACTTCACATATTTGGATGTTAGTTTTAATCACATACGAACCATTGAGAAATCTAGCTTTCCAGATGATGTTgtcaatcaaatggaaaaactaCTTTTGCACAAAAACGATTTTGTGTGCTCGTGCAACGTTACTTCTTTTGTCACGTGGCTCAACAGCACCAAGGTGCCCATCCCCAAACTGGCCACGGATGTGACCTGTGCCTCCCCAGAGACACAACGAGGTCATGCCGTGATCTCGGTTGACCTCCTGGGTTGTCAACACAATGACTTGTCAATCATTCTCTACATGGTCAACGCTTCTCTGGTCCTGAGCTTCCTCATCCTGTGCATCTCCAGTCATCTCTTCCTGTGGGATGTCTGGTACATCTACCACTTCTGCCAGGCCAAGCTCAAGGGCTATGGTCGCTTATACTCCCAGACTGCTCTCTATGACGCCTTTGTATTGTATGACAAAGAAGATCCTGCCGTGTTGGAGTGGCTTACAAAGGAAATGTGTGTCCATCTGGAGGAACGAGGAGATCGCCGGCTAACTTTGTGTCTGGAGGAGCGAGACTGGATTCCTGGCTATCCGCTGATCGACAACCTCTCCCAGAGCATCCACAAGAGCAAGAGGACGGTGTTCATTCTCaccaataaatacattaaaagcgGAAACTTCAAGACTGCTTTCTACATGGCCCACCAAAGgttaatggatgaaaaaaatgacgTTATCGTGCTGATCCTCTTGGAGAAAGTGCCTTGCAATTCCAAGTACCTCAGACTGCGGAAAAGGCTGTATAAACGCTCCATTCTCGAGTGGCCAACAAACCCTCAAGCTCAGCCATACTTCTGGTTCAGCGTGAAAAGCGTTTTAGCCACTGAAAGCCACAAGCAATACAACAACCTCTTTAAGGAGACACTGTAA
- the LOC133486813 gene encoding toll-like receptor 8 encodes MAAKCWVHLLLLFACFCPVASKPEWMLPQFPCDVRAQNISAVIFDCQRRRLQKIPHGITSNATVLNLSENQIKHIKSNIFSGLLNLTKINLSWANQKQSVKIDDNTFRNLTKLRVLELNGNCLTALPVPLPLGLIDLELNSNNILSLDNSSLIGLPNVTKLWLSKNCYYWNPCGTNMNIAEGSFAPMTKLLNLDLSFNNLTKVPKGLPSSLNTLELASNQIQDISECDFRGMEQLKVLKLQGNCPRCQNAPYPCVSCKNESLAIHVNAFNDLIQLQSLSLAGNSLTNINPSWFKNLSQLKELFISFNFLETVITGDATFLTHIPKLEKIDVSFNFLLKIYPQTLKLSKYFSHLVSLRILHMAGLVFQEIGTDTLQPLYDLKNLSALNLGTNFIIHFNSSIMGKFSNLKMIYLAENRLYPTKVRSVMHSNEGYNSVSTFTAHHPQDFEISYGLIKQECYDSGRVLSLSSNNLFFISPQQFEGYVNITCLNLSGNGFSSALNGTEFTSIPTLTYLDLSFNKLDLAYDHAFSELKKLQVLDISYNSHYFQAYGITHNLHFLQNLPVLRVLNMSHNSISTLTTKHMYSKSLSELQFQNNHLGNLWKERDPSYLALFSNLTNLTILDISNNRITKLPDNVYTFFPKNLTTLCLSHNSLSVFRWDKLNHFLHLQSLDLSFNVISDVTGINFNATNKLIHLDLSHNNIYHLDDGFLKGAKSLTTLSLSHNKLTVINQSTFQLSPESPIQKLFLGQNPFQCTCHMFDFILWIETSGVHIPQLTTDVTCEAPENQKGRALIYFDINQCVNGSYAFLLCLLSSSFIIVFMFVVTSAHLFYWDASYILHYVKAKLMGYQSLNSGHSVYDVFVTYDTKDPHVSEWVMRNLRVKLEEEGEKHLPLCLEQRDWLPGVPLMDNLLQSIRQSRKTMFVLTEGYVKTGVFRLAMYLAHQRLLDENVDVIVLLMLEPVLQHSYFLRLRRRLCGKSVVEWPKTAAAEPWFWQNLRNVIRVDNQVMYNKTYSMYFTNR; translated from the exons ATG GCTGCCAAATGTTGGGTGCACTTGCTCCTGctctttgcttgtttttgtccAGTTGCGAGCAAACCTGAATGGATGTTACCTCAGTTCCCTTGTGATGTCAGGGCCCAGAATATCTCAGCAGTCATATTTGACTGCCAAAGGCGTAGACTGCAAAAAATACCACATGGGATAACAAGTAacgcaacagtgctgaacttatCAGAAAATCAAATCAAGCATATTAAATCTAATATATTTTCAGGCCTACTGAATCTCACTAAAATCAACCTGAGCTGGGCAAATCAAAAGCAATCAGTGAAGATTGATGACAATACGTTCAGAAACTTGACCAAGCTGCGTGTGCTGGAGCTGAATGGCAACTGCCTGACTGCACTGCCTGTCCCCCTCCCTCTTGGTTTGATTGACCTCGAGCtaaacagcaacaacattttGTCTTTGGATAACAGCAGCCTCATTGGACTCCCAAATGTGACAAAACTATGGCTATCCAAGAATTGCTACTACTGGAATCCCTGCGGGACAAATATGAACATCGCGGAAGGCAGTTTTGCGCCAATGACCAAACTACTGAATTTGGACTTGTCCTTTAACAACCTAACCAAAGTTCCCAAAGGACTCCCCTCATCATTGAACACGCTGGAGCTGGCGTCCAATCAAATCCAGGACATATCTGAATGTGATTTTCGTGGCATGGAACAACTGAAAGTCCTCAAGCTACAAGGGAACTGTCCGAGATGTCAAAACGCTCCCTATCCTTGTGTTTCCTGTAAAAACGAGTCTCTTGCCATTCATGTGAACGCCTTTAATGATCTAATACAGCTACAAAGTCTGAGTTTGGCAGGAAACTCACTGACCAACATAAACCCATCCTGGTTCAAGAACCTATCCCAACTTAAAGAGctgttcatttcatttaacTTCTTAGAAACAGTAATTACCGGGGACGCTACATTTCTTACACATATTCCGAAACTTGAAAAAATTGATGTCTCCTTCAACTTTTTACTAAAGATCTATCCCCAAACATTAAAACTTTCCAAGTATTTCTCACATCTAGTGTCACTCAGAATTTTGCATATGGCGGGTTTAGTCTTCCAGGAAATTGGAACGGACACACTTCAACCTCTTTACGACCTTAAAAACCTGTCTGCACTAAACTTGGGGACCAACTttatcattcatttcaattccaGCATAATGGGCAAATTTTCAAACCTGAAAATGATATACCTTGCAGAAAACCGTCTATATCCGACTAAGGTGAGAAGTGTGATGCATTCGAATGAGGGATACAATTCGGTTTCAACATTCACAGCCCACCATCCGCAGGACTTTGAGATATCGTACGGCCTTATCAAACAGGAGTGTTACGATTCTGGGCGGGTGCTGAGCCTCAGCTCAAATAATCTGTTCTTCATCTCGCCACAGCAGTTTGAAGGCTACGTCAACATCACATGTCTCAACCTCTCAGGGAATGGATTCTCGTCAGCGCTCAACGGCACAGAGTTCACCTCGATCCCAACACTGACGTATCTAGACTTGTCCTTTAACAAGCTCGATCTGGCCTACGACCATGCCTTCAGTGAGCTAAAGAAATTACAAGTACTGGACATCAGTTACAATTCACACTACTTTCAGGCCTACGGCATAACACATAATCTACACTTTCTACAAAATCTGCCTGTCCTGAGAGTTTTGAATATGAGTCATAACTCTATTTCcacattgacaacaaaacacatgtacagtaaatcattGTCAGAACTACAGTTTCAAAACAACCATTTAGGGAATCTGTGGAAAGAAAGGGATCCGTCATACTTAGCACTTTTCAGCAATTTAACAAATTTGACCATATTAGATATATCCAATAATCGTATCACCAAACTTCCCGACAATGTTTATACGTTTTTTCCCAAAAACCTGACGACATTATGTCTAAGTCACAATTCCCTCTCAGTTTTCAGATGGGACAAGTTAAACCATTTCCTTCACCTTCAAAGTCTGGACCTGAGCTTCAATGTCATATCTGATGTAACGGGTATCAACTTCAATGCCACCAACAAGTTGATCCACCTGGACCTGAGTCATAACAACATCTACCACTTGGATGATGGCTTTTTGAAAGGGGCCAAAAGCCTCACGACTCTTTCCCTTAGCCACAACAAACTGACTGTCATTAATCAATCAACCTTCCAGTTGAGCCCTGAATCTCCAATACAAAAGTTGTTCCTCGGGCAAAACCCATTTCAGTGTACCTGTCACATGTTTGATTTTATTCTGTGGATTGAAACCAGTGGTGTGCACATCCCCCAACTGACCACTGATGTCACATGTGAAGCTCCAGAAAACCAGAAGGGTCGCGCACTCATTTACTTTGACATCAATCAGTGTGTGAATGGCAGTTATGCTTTCTTGCTCTGCTTGTTATCAAGTTCCTTCattattgttttcatgtttgtggTGACGAGTGCTCACTTATTTTACTGGGACGCTTCCTACATTCTACACTATGTGAAAGCTAAACTGATGGGGTACCAATCCCTGAACTCGGGACACAGTGTTTATGACGTCTTTGTGACTTACGACACCAAAGATCCACACGTCTCTGAGTGGGTGATGAGGAACCTCAGGGTGAAGCtggaagaggagggggaaaagCATCTTCCTCTGTGTCTGGAGCAGAGGGACTGGCTTCCTGGAGTGCCACTCATGGATAACCTGCTTCAGAGCATCCGACAGAGCCGCAAGACTATGTTCGTCTTGACGGAGGGCTACGTGAAGACCGGGGTCTTTCGGCTGGCCATGTACCTGGCCCATCAACGGCTGCTGGACGAGAACGTGGATGTGATCGTGCTGCTGATGCTGGAGCCCGTGCTGCAGCACTcgtacttcctgcggctccGTAGGAGACTGTGCGGGAAAAGCGTGGTGGAGTGGCCCAAAACAGCGGCCGCCGAGCCTTGGTTTTGGCAAAACCTGCGAAATGTCATCAGAGTGGACAATCAGGTCATGTACAACAAGACCTACTCCATGTACTTTACCAACAGGTGA